The DNA region aaattaagaaataaacaacataaatcctaatcaaatctaaaatttaaaaaggtactaaataaagatagataaaaactaccaagtctagcaaatcacaataaaaactcataaaatcctgaattaattaaaaaactgaaaatttaagaaaaattaattaatatactctaaaagtaaatctaaaataaaataaagtatttcctggatttaaaataaaataaaataaataataagataaattaaaataaaatcaagaaataaacaacctgaatcccaatcaaatctaatattaaaaatggtattaaataaagatagataaaaactaacaaaatctagcaaatcaaaataaaaactcataaaatcccgaattaataaaaattcgaaaattcaataaaaattaatcaatatattctaaaaataaatttaaaataaattaaaagaccaaatcttatcttttaaaataatatcaatcaattattttagaatatataaaattaaaacatatatcaattgaaaattatatcttctaaaataatatcaattaattaggttagaatatataaaattaaaacatatatcaattgaaaattatatcctctaacaaattgacacgtggaataatttttatgagaattaatctggtgctgacacgtcactaagaattaatctggtgctgacacgtcactatggaagttcttcttttctaatatatattgatattgattgatttctcttttatttaattttattttaacataTGTAATTCACCGGTTTAATCAGTTcaaccattaatttttttttcgacccATATTTTGTAGACTCGGTATCCCCGATCGAGTAGATCATCAATCCTATTTTAATAACGCTGCTATTTAATCTTGGTCTCGATAACTATAAATTCTTGGCTCCGCCTCAATTAATATATATGGAATGTATATTATTAAAATGTTGTTTATATATGAGAACATATGAATAAATTATGATCGTTAGATCCATGGGTGGACCCATGTGTAGGCTATGTGTGGCTTTAGCCACACcagattttgagttttttttttaaatatcgtATTTAGCGGCGGTTTGGCATCCGCTGTTAAAAGCTTTGTGTTAATGTATGGCAACGGTCGAAGCGCCGCCATAGCTTAATCAGTAAGAAACCAAAATTCACGCTTAACATTAAATTATAACgcggtttttctttctttctttcttccattgctgctttcggcattcatcaacttttaAAACCTTTTTccccaaaaattgaaaacccacCAATCTTCACCTTCCTAAATTTCTAATCGCATAGATAACCCTAATCACCGCACCAATCAACTACAATTCAAGAGGAAATTCAATTGATTCATTGTCTCTCAGGTAAATAAACTTCGTAATTCACCTTACTACGCTACACAAAATTCATGTTGGATGATCTTTTcccatttctattttttttaattttcaattttcaaagaaTTTTTTTGGTTTATGAACTTGTTGCACGCGTTGAGTTGGATCTACTTTTTCGGTGAGAATTTTTGCTTGTGAACTCAGCAGATCTGAGTTCTTGATGGAACCATGTTGGGTTTGGAGCTACCTCCGTTTGTTTTTGCTGATGAGTTTTCCTGTTTTGATTGTTGATTCGTGCCCGCAAATTTTGGAATGTTAAATCAGCAGCATTGTAATGTTCTCTCCCAAAAAAGCAAAATTTGTCATTTTTACTGCACAAATTAGTCTTAACTTTTCATGGTTGAATAAACTTTTGTGTTTTTCGTGTGAGATTATAGCTACTTCTTGCTTGCTACCTAATATAATTTCTACTTTGTATTTTAGCctaaaatttcttttatatttagcCACACCAATATATAATGTCTGGATCCACCCCTGGTTAGATCTAATTATGAACGTTTTTTTTGTTAAGCCAAATAGATCTAATTATGAACGTGACATTTAAAAAAGTCATATGACATCTTTAAGTGGTCATGAATTATTTTAACCTTGATAATTCATGATTAAATATAACAATCATAATTTATTCTTATATAAAATTACAACTCTCATACATACATAGGATAACATGTggtgtgttttttattttaattttaaagttaaGTACGGCTagtctcaaaaaaaaaatttgaaaaggctAGTCTCAATTTAAAGGTGAGTAAATGTTAGATAAGTAGGATGAAgtgtatattttaaataaaaatgatattaagtATATTTGTAATAAATTTCGAGGGGATAAGCGTAGATACCcaaaataatagaaaaataGTGCAAAAAATCCATGGAGAGTATCCCATACCGTGAAGTGACTAAAGTAAACACTACCTTCATCAGGGAAGCTCTGAATTGTAAGCAATTCTATTTCTGCCTTTGAATCACACCTACTTGACAATGCAGTATAATGTATCAACCACTCTAGCCTTTTTTCTAACATTCATCCAAATCCAATTGCGTGTCTTATCAGGCAAaacaaatcaatcaaattaaacatagaacaaacaaaaaaattgcatTTATGTGCTAATCTCtttgacaacaacaacaacaaaaccgATTGTGACCATTGTTTGCAATCAGCACATCACTGATTCACCCCAACAACTGTTTTAGAACAAGGAGCTGGATTTGTAATCAATTCAATGTGCCTCGTCTTCAAACAAAGCTTCAATCTCCTCTAAGCTCTTGCCTTTGGTCTCTGGTAAAAAGTAgtaaaagaaaagtgtagcAACCACCATGACCCCACCCAGCACAAAGAACATGCCCCCAAATGTAATTGCCTCTGAGATGCTCAAAAATGACATGGACACCACCCCACTCACCAAACGGTTCACAGAAATGGCCAAGCTGGAGCCTTGGGCCCTTAATCTCATAGGGAAAATCTCTGATGAGTAAACCCATGTTGTAGGCCCAAGACCAATAGAGAAGAAGGAAACTGCAGCACACACAGCAACCACACATAGAGCAATAGCCCACCCAGGCTTGTCACTTGAGTACTGAAGAAAAGTGCAGCCAAAGCCCAAGAAAAACAATGACAATGCCATGCCAAATGAGCCTAACAACAACATGGGCCTCCTCCCAAACCTGTCCAAGACCAATGCAGACATGAAAACAAAGCAAGTCTTGGCTATCCCCATGATGATTGTAACACCAAAAAGCTGCTGGTCACTCTGGATCCCAGCTTCTCTGAACACTTCTGGGCTGTAATATATCACAGCATCATTCCCAGAAGCCTGCATGAAGAAGTTAAGACCAATTGCTGCCACTAGAATCCTGAACACAGGGCGAGTGGGTGAAATAAGTAACTCCCTCCATACCCCTTGTCCATTCCATACAGAAGAATCAGAACCAGAAGATGAAGCTTTATCTTTGTCCTGGTTTGTGATATAAACATGCAATGAAACcagaaaaaaattagtaaggGAGCAAAGTTTAAACATGTTAATCAAAATTAACAGTCATTAGTTGAAAGTGACCGTTTAAAAATTTTAGGGAAGCAAAAACAATACTTAAATACTATTCTATTAAGAAGAAATTTGTATTGGGAGGACATTTCCTCGCCCCCTCCAGCTAATAGTGGCTGAACTGGTTTTAGACTTGTGTGTCCGAAGGTACTTAGCCCTCAAGTCGCTGGAGGAAGCGAGGAAATGTCCTACATGCACATAGCTCATAGGTTAGTGACACCCGGATGTTACAGTGACCGCCCCATTTTATCTCTACCTGGGTCATTCCCTGGACAGAAGCAGCTTCTATTATCTCTGCAAGCCTCAATTCAGCTTCTCCTTTGTCCTCTGATGTTCTGATCAGAACCTTCTTCGCTTCCTCAATTTTTCCCTTCATGACAAGCCAGCGCGGTGACTCTGGCATTGCAAGCACACCCAATGCAACTACAATTGCTGGAAATGCTGCTAGACCAAGCATGAGCCTCCAGCTTGTGTCACTTGGAAGGCCTGAGAGAGCATAATTGGATATGTAACCAATGAGAATGCCAACACTGATGAAGACTTCAGGGAGAGAAGTGAGGAATCCTCTGGTGAGAGCAGGGGAAAGCTCTGCAACATATACCGGGGAAATCATGAGGGAGTAACCAACACCGATTCCGGCAACCACACGTCCCGCCATGAGGAATGGGAATGAAGGTGCTAACCCCATGAGAATAGCACCTATTAGGAATGTTGCTGCAGCAACCATGATTGTGTACCTTCTTCCAATCCAATCAGAGGTTTTGCCCGAGGCAAGCGATCCAAATAAGGAGCACACATTTAGGCACCCAACTAAGATTTCTACTTGGACCGATGTGATGTTGAGATCTTTCTTTATGAATATCACAGCACCACTCATCACCCCAATATCTGCACCACACACACATAcacaaaaacaattttacaTCAAGTCATCCacaattcaatttcaatttggTTTGTGATTTGACCAGGTCCTAGTGATGATAGATTGATAGATGCAAATTTTTCAGGCATTCAATTTTGGGGAAAAGGTACACGCATAGACAGTGTAAACATTTTTTACTCATACTTCGAAATCTAATCGGTTGACAGTACGTGTAAAATGTTTCCGTGGTGCATCAAAATTGAAGTCTTGAATTTTGAACAGGTTTATGAAGTTGATTAAACTCACTCACCATAGCCCAAGAGAATGGAATTTGTGGAAGCCAGAATAGCACCAGCAAGTGCATACTTGTTGAGATTGGGATTGCTTTGATATGAGACATGATCATCATGTGCAATGTTGTGGTTGTGAAAGCTAGCTTCACCCTTTGCATCAGCAGGAGAATCTGAACCTGGAAGTGGGTGGTAATCATGGTCCATGTTCTGTTCCATAGCAGAATTGTCTTGAATCTTGGAAAGGggaaatgcaaaagaagaacagCAGAAAAGGGCTTTTGGAAAATTGTACGACACGATCCTCCTTAAATGAAGAGGTGTCGAGGATAACGCAGTGTTTGGAACAGCAGAAAatacaaagaaaagaaagggaGGGAAGGAAAAGAGGGTAGATTAGAATTACGATGCCTTCCCTCATTCGGTTCCTTCAGACAAATGAAGGAAAGAAAGATTTTGATGGGTCCCACAGGCAAAAACCTTTACCTCTCTTTCGGAAAGAAAACTGGAGAATGGTGactatttttaataaaatgacTAATttgtcctcatcttctcttctcaCCCTCCCATTTTCACACCTCTTACAGAAGAAACACATCCATTACCATGTTTTGATTTTTCTGTGTCAGCTCATCACCAAAGCAATCTATCAACCTCAAGAACCCCCTTTCTCAAACTTGGCCACTAAACCCATGCTTATTgactctctgtctctctctccATTTGTTATGTTCCAGATTTCTACCATTCTCTCTTCCTCtatatttctctttttctttttgaggTTTATATGTTTCATTATTTTGATTGGTTTTGTTTTGAAAACAATATTAATAGTATAACTATTGTTTTGTGGTTGATAGGTGTGCTGCGTCATGTATATAATGGGTGGCCGTAAgttattttatttacttttttgcTATTgtaagaaaaaatataaaaaaaaagtcttgGGTGAAATAATTTGTTCTTAAAAGGTTTAATGAGGGTATTTGTGTCTTTTCATAACTATAGCATATTATCTCCTTCCACTTTTCCTTCCACAATCTTTCAAACCAAACAACCTAGAAAATCATAtcactttctttcctttcttttcttttcctttccttctccttttcttttcaAACCAAGCACACCTAAACAAAACCAATGTTATATTGACCAGAAATTAAATTAATGGGGGTTTtagaattattttaatatttctgAAAAATGTGTGACTACAAAAATTGCTTATGTTGTCCAACAATGGTGACAGGGATGTGTCGGCCACGTGTTTCATGCCTTATTAGTTAATGCTCTGTTATTTACTACACATAACTGTTTCCTTTTATGTTGCTTTCGTAACGAATACTTTAAGGGTTTTGAATAAATACTGTTTAATATGATCtagtaaatatttttaattgtgtaagattaaatattaaatatcttttcaatgaagaaaaaattattatatattaaataattattgaatttataaataaaaaaactttcttgataagaattttttttggttggattaataaaaatattataaataccaaaaaaaaattagcatattatgaatttttttgaaataaaatattatgaatattAATAATTAGTAAAGAGTGcacaaaaatatcaattaaataatatttacaATTTTTACTAAATATTTAATGACtttatcaaataattttttattaaaatctcTCAAATTAATTGAttgtttgagattttttttccaaaacatgaTATTAACCCGGAAAACAATTACAAATTTTCCGTAGCCAGTGTGTCACAAAATGGTAAAGAACTGTGGCTGCCTACAAAaagtattttaattaatttcatatacGTTGGTTGAATCTGTAACTTCAAGTGGTTTAAGAGATGAAATGAGCAACTACTAAACTACACGAATGTCTATTGTTTGAGACTTTAGTGAACCCTTAAGAAATAATTTCTAACACTCCATAATTCATTCAATCATTCTTTAAGCCCGTCGTAATTTTCCTTATGATGATACTTGTCAAAATCTAGACTAGGCCAATCTGATTTAAATTTCAGGCCACCATTTCATGATCACGATTGTCATTACAGTCAGCATCTTCTGGATCATATCTTTGGGATTAAAGATCTATCAAACCAGCTGaccagaaaaacaaaaacaaaaaaagaaagatcTATGATAATACCATTACCAGCTATatccaatttaaataataatgaagcaatcactttgagcaaaattgATATGGATCCGCATAGTTGGCCGAGAAGTAGTTAGTTATCTTGCCCCGCACCAGACATCTTATTAATTAAGACCCGTCAAAAATTCATTTCTCAAAATTTTGACAAGGACTCGTAATAATACTAATAGAAAAACAAACGATATAAATATCTTAGGTTAAATGTTTTTCATCCTTACAATTCATTTCATTTTGATTCCTCTAAATATTTTGTTAGAATAAATCTCTAATATattggatatatatatatatatatatatatatatatatatatatatttatttgagtCCCAGGCCTGGGAGGGAGTATAATCAAAATTTAAACACTAAAAATTACAAATACAATGTTGATCACtagaattattaaaaataagtaaTACCCTAAAACTAATGTGTTATATTATCAATATGAATGTGtgattattaatatatatatatatatatatatatatgtgtgtgtgacGGTCAACTAATATAATTTTTAGTTTTCTCAGGTACTTCAATAGCTGACAACCATGAGACTAATCTCCTTGAAATCAGATATCACATTAAGTGGGTAAGTCTGTTTTCTTTAGATTATTGGTTTACAATTAGATTTAGACTAGGTAGTCGTGTGGGTCGGCTAGGAAACCAACATAACGATTCTCTACTAAAGCGATTACTCACTGAATGAGTTTTGTTCATCAATGCAGGTTTCTAAGATACTTCAATATCTTAGTGGTCGTTATTTAAAAGTTGTGGTTAAGGTTAGGCTGAAAGGTAAATATAAGAAAGTAAAGGCAAAAGGTATATGCGGGGAATTTGTAGATTGATTGATTGGTTGAGTTATGTCCTTGTACAAATGAaccttcctctatttatagtggTAAATTTGGCTAACCTACAATAGTTAACAATCACCTGCGTAACTCAATCTTTACAACATTTATAGAtcgttgggtgttagtgtcttGCTTTTCCAAGTCAGCCTGGAAGCTTGTTTAAGCCGACCTTCCTTGTATTGACTAGTTCATTAGCAGTAACCGCTCTCTCAAAATCTAAGGGTTTGAACTTGTTGGAGCTTTTGCACATGCGGATCTTCTAGAACTCTTCAATTTTGCATTTGAGCTCTTGTACCTTTCCTCAAATCTTGTCCACATACATATTCCTCCATCTAGCCGATTTACCTTAGCGTTTCAGTGGCTAATCTTAGACTCTCAGCAAGGCTAGTCTACCTTAACAGTTGGAGAGTCCCTTTGGGTGCTTTAGTAGCCGTTGTAGATTTTTGGTTACCAACACAAACACATCATTAGGGATCGATCGAACTTTAGATTAAATATTCAAGGAGTTCAATTATCTATTAACTATGTTGGAACATGTTGGCTTTTAAATATGTAATTTATAAATTgcatatttgtatttttttatatgCTGTCTCTCTACAATCCTCGCTTATGAGCTGTCTAACATGGTCACATCCACACCATAATCATTAATCAAACAACAATTTCGTAGCAAATTTTGTAACTTGAAGACTCGGCTACCTTATCTatacaatcaaccccaacacaaTACTTTTCTTTCACTACAGCAATTTCGATCCTATATCTATCTAATGTCTCATTATATACAAATTTAGATAACAAGATTGAACAATAAACAAATATGAAGAACAAGATGAAGACAAACTGCAGTCTGCACAATGACATGTTGACATTGAAGTCTGAACACAAATCTCAGAAAGAATATTCCACTCCGCTGACTTTATACTACAGAAATTCTAAGTTCAACAAAAAAGAAGCCTGTCAATGAAGTAATGAAGTAATAGCTTCTATTACGGCAGAGGACAAATAGCAAGCAATGACAACTGCAGAGGATTAAATAAAGCCTCAATCTGTGTAGTTCTCATGAATAAGTacttttttacaatttttatatCAACTATTAAAATACATTTTATGTtgctttttctaaaaaaaacttgAGTTCATTCTTTTTTAATAAGATTAACACGAGATGATATTCaactattaaaaaataaaaaacgcgCGCTGGACTATCTTTATTTTAGGGATATGCCAATGTTGTACATTTTTTATGATTAAGAAGTTTCGGGGATGTATCAGGATCGCGTTACATATATAATTTTGTGATATGAAACTTTGACTCGTTATAATATTATAACGTGTTGTGTTACAATAAGTGTCGTACAAACTACAGAAAAACATTTCCCTTAAGTTCCATGTTTGATCTGTTTGGGGTGCACAAATGAAAATGAAAGGAAATAAATATAAGATAGAAATACATAAAAGGAAATTCAGTGATCGGTTGTCAATGTAAtatatatccattaaactcttaagAGAAATATGAGAAGGAAGGAAAAGCAAAGTGAaagtattatttacataattattattttaccctttatatatatatatataaagtcaTTATAAAAGATTTAGATTTGACTTTAGAAATATATTTAAAACTATAAAgtgattttaataatattttaaaaaaaattaacttaaagctttaataatatatatatataaagtcaTTATAAAAGATTTAGATTTGACTTTAGAAATATATTTAAACTATAAAgtgattttaataatatttttaaaaaaattaacttaaagctttaataataaaaaattatgtttcaaatattataatataagttttatgttaaaattaaaactataattgtaatatttaatttttttgtgaatgagaaaaataaacaaacagaCTAAAGAGCTCAAACATCTCGAGACAATAACAgaacgagtaatgatatatacacacctcatttttaaaacacttcatttccacctatttttgtttctatctctctcctcttaccatctatcacatctcatactttctctcccttactttttcttttcttcctatctctctcatcattccacctcacacACCTTTTGAGGTGTGTGAGTAACATTATTCATAACAGAACAATTATGTCTAGGGGAACATCAAAACAAGTAAAATCACTCTATTGAACAGTACCATAACCCGCCAAGCAGTTGGTCGCCCCATTAGCTTCATGGGGAATATGACGAAACTGAATATCCCAATGACGAGCAAGCAAAAGGTGGACGTCCATGAACATGCAAGCAAACTCATGTAAATGGAAACGCTCTAGAGtaagaagatcaacaatctccttgCAATCGGATTCACAATACACCCGGCCAATGTTCCTCCGCCAAAGGAGATATAGACCCATTCGTAAAGCAGTAAGCTCCACAGCTAAATGATCACCATCAAGAGCACCAGCGCAAAACCCAAATTGCCAAGCTCCACATGAGTCCCTAACAACACCTCCCATGCCCATGCGGTGTCCGGTATGATCATACGAACCATCAACAGCAAGGGACACAAAACCTGTGGCAGGAGAAGTCCACCTCTCAATCTGCAAAGGCTCCATGATTCTCTCATGGGTTTTGGCAAGGTACTGGATATACTCCTTTTCCTCATTACGAATCCAGGAATAAGAAAAATGCATTGTCCACTTAGCATCCCCAAGCACCCTCTCGTTCCGCCACCTCCACAGGCCCCATAGGGTTGAAACAAACAAGGTGGAGTACTGGCCTTGCGCCTGAGTTTGAACCCAAGCCAGAACATCCATGGTTCCAAGCTGCGGCCAAGCAAAAGCCTGCAACCTCAACCAGATCTCCCTCGAATGCGGGCAATCCCAGAGATAATGTAAAGCATCCTCTATAGGATGAGAGCACCGAGAGCATTGAAGAGAGGCAGCAAGATGACAGCGAAATTGCACTGCATTTACCTGAAGCACATCATGGAGGATAAACCACATAAACACCTTCACCTTCTCTGGTGCCTTGATCTTCCACATCCACTGCCAATCACCACCTATAGCCGTCGGGGAACGACGCTGCAGCAACCAGTGATATGTCGTCATAACAAAATACGCACGAGCCCGGTTCGGCCCCCAAACCCAAGAGTCTGACAAACGCGTGTCCAAGATAGGATGAACCTCCATTAACGTCGCAGAGATTATAGGTGGGAGCACCGTGTACATTCCAGAAAAGTCTTAGGCACCAGCAACAATTAAATCCTTCAAGGTCAAAGCAGTATCAGATATGTGCACAAAAGGCAGCAGTGGTGTAGCCGCACCACTTCCCAGGCCATCCAATCCAAATACCACACAGACGTAGAACCATCACCCAACCGAAAGGAAAACCCTCCCTAATCTCATCCCTTGCCTTCAAAATCACTTTCCATAAAGGAGAGTTGCTCTGTGTTACTTAAGCAGACAAAATGGTTTGGTGAGCAAGGTATTTATGAGATAGCACTTACACCCAGAGCTTTCGATCTTGTTGCAACAAACCCCAAACCACCTTACCAAAGCTTAGCTGCATTGGCAATGGCTGCATCGCGGACACCAAGCCCCCCTTCTTACTTCTACGAGTAAGAGTAATATTATATAAtgatatttcatatttttaacttGAAGAGATAGCGCCAGATGGACAATTTACATTAATTCCAACTGAAACTCATTTTCAAGCTATGAGCGAGAAGAAAACTGGGCAATGTATGATTTTCTCACCACTCGATTTTCATGTGTGTGCAAAACACATAACAAGCAAACAATTCTCTAGCCATGTTTCATCTAGCCATGTTTCATCTTGTTGTATTCAATCCACACACAAAAGCTTAGCTTTTAACATAAATTTTCCTCCGcccaataaaattaaaaattccaTTATTCTCTGACctcaattaattatttatattttctttaccTAGCTTCATACTAGGAGCTCACTTAATATGAACTCAGAACTTCGATGAAAATAGTCTTATAATCGTCGCCTATGAGAATATCTTGGTGTTAGGTCCATTATTAAGTCTCATTCTTattccttgattttagttttgaaCTTTTGATGATGACGATAGA from Lotus japonicus ecotype B-129 chromosome 2, LjGifu_v1.2 includes:
- the LOC130738964 gene encoding probable polyol transporter 6, which encodes MEQNMDHDYHPLPGSDSPADAKGEASFHNHNIAHDDHVSYQSNPNLNKYALAGAILASTNSILLGYDIGVMSGAVIFIKKDLNITSVQVEILVGCLNVCSLFGSLASGKTSDWIGRRYTIMVAAATFLIGAILMGLAPSFPFLMAGRVVAGIGVGYSLMISPVYVAELSPALTRGFLTSLPEVFISVGILIGYISNYALSGLPSDTSWRLMLGLAAFPAIVVALGVLAMPESPRWLVMKGKIEEAKKVLIRTSEDKGEAELRLAEIIEAASVQGMTQDKDKASSSGSDSSVWNGQGVWRELLISPTRPVFRILVAAIGLNFFMQASGNDAVIYYSPEVFREAGIQSDQQLFGVTIIMGIAKTCFVFMSALVLDRFGRRPMLLLGSFGMALSLFFLGFGCTFLQYSSDKPGWAIALCVVAVCAAVSFFSIGLGPTTWVYSSEIFPMRLRAQGSSLAISVNRLVSGVVSMSFLSISEAITFGGMFFVLGGVMVVATLFFYYFLPETKGKSLEEIEALFEDEAH